A region from the Sandaracinus amylolyticus genome encodes:
- a CDS encoding LysR family transcriptional regulator, producing MRAPSPIARLVGSRSCGIGLLTNSATMNLSHVETFVRVAEARSFSEVARSLALPTSSISRMIAQLERDLGAKLLERTTRRIALTAVGRAFYEHASRALGELSEGERRVTELQRDPRGEVRITAPGDLDDGFFARCLADLAIAHPRIRVTCALSNRYVDLAGERFDLALRVSYGLPDSSLIARPLGRYRAWLVASADYVARRGAPERPEDLARHEIVLMAPRDGVSRLSLSGPGGEQEIDVRGRVACDDLRFARDLVIAGAGIGVLAIAPGAREPADARLVRVLPEHELRAPTLYLVTTSAKRLPTRVAVVRDFLASAYAAV from the coding sequence ATGCGCGCACCTTCGCCGATCGCGCGGCTCGTGGGCAGTCGATCGTGCGGCATCGGTCTGTTAACCAATTCGGCAACGATGAACCTCAGCCACGTCGAGACGTTCGTGCGCGTCGCGGAGGCGCGGAGCTTCAGCGAGGTCGCGCGCTCGCTCGCGCTCCCGACCTCGTCGATCAGCCGCATGATCGCGCAGCTCGAGCGCGATCTCGGCGCCAAGCTCCTCGAGCGCACGACGCGCCGCATCGCGCTCACCGCGGTCGGCCGCGCGTTCTACGAGCACGCGTCGCGCGCGCTGGGCGAGCTCTCCGAGGGCGAGCGCCGCGTCACCGAGCTCCAGCGCGATCCCCGCGGCGAGGTGCGCATCACCGCGCCCGGCGATCTCGACGACGGATTCTTCGCGCGTTGCCTCGCCGATCTCGCGATCGCGCACCCGCGCATCCGCGTCACCTGTGCCCTCAGCAATCGCTACGTCGACCTCGCGGGCGAGCGCTTCGACCTCGCGCTGCGCGTCAGCTACGGCCTGCCGGACTCGTCGCTGATCGCGCGACCGCTCGGGCGATATCGCGCGTGGCTCGTCGCGTCGGCGGACTACGTCGCGCGGCGCGGCGCGCCCGAGCGCCCGGAGGATCTCGCGCGCCACGAGATCGTGCTGATGGCGCCGCGCGACGGTGTCTCGCGCCTGTCGCTGAGCGGGCCGGGCGGCGAGCAGGAGATCGACGTGCGGGGCCGCGTCGCGTGCGACGACCTGCGCTTCGCGCGCGACCTCGTGATCGCGGGCGCGGGCATCGGCGTGCTGGCGATCGCACCGGGCGCGCGCGAGCCCGCCGACGCGCGCCTCGTGCGCGTGCTGCCCGAGCACGAGCTGCGCGCCCCGACGCTCTACCTCGTCACCACGAGCGCCAAGCGCCTGCCCACCCGGGTCGCGGTGGTGCGCGACTTCCTGGCCAGCGCGTACGCGGCGGTGTGA
- the serS gene encoding serine--tRNA ligase, which produces MLDLRWVTENLEDARAMLARRGPAAAATLDRIAALAPRRRQAITDLERARAERNDTSAAMAKLDKKSPEFAQQRDAMRALGDRIKELESETKRIEGELEELLLEVPNVPHETTPDGTDETANVVVHTWGEKPRFDGFAPKDHHDIGVGLRILDFERAAKISGARFTVLVGAGARLERALLQLMMDLHANEHGYTEMWPPALILTSAMRGTGQLPKFQADMFRTQRAELGAEASPEEREANVLWLAPTAEVPVTNYHGDEIFEPGELPRAYCAYTACFRAEAGTYGKDTRGLIRQHQFDKVELVRFCNANDGLDQLEQLRRHAERVLEVLGLHYRTVALCAGDMGFGSRKTYDLEVWLPGQNAYREISSCSWFGDFQARRAKIRYRQEPKGKPQLAHTLNGSGLAIGRTLVAILEQNQQADGSVVVPEALRPYMGGLERITSRV; this is translated from the coding sequence ATGTTGGACCTCCGCTGGGTCACCGAGAACCTCGAGGACGCGCGCGCGATGCTCGCGCGTCGCGGGCCTGCTGCTGCCGCCACCCTCGATCGCATCGCCGCGCTCGCGCCGCGCCGTCGCCAGGCGATCACCGACCTCGAGCGCGCCCGCGCCGAGCGCAACGACACCAGCGCCGCGATGGCGAAGCTCGACAAGAAGAGCCCCGAGTTCGCGCAGCAGCGCGACGCGATGCGCGCACTCGGCGACCGCATCAAGGAGCTCGAGTCGGAGACCAAGCGCATCGAGGGTGAGCTCGAGGAGCTCCTGCTCGAGGTGCCCAACGTCCCGCACGAGACCACGCCCGACGGCACCGACGAGACCGCGAACGTCGTCGTGCACACGTGGGGCGAGAAGCCGCGCTTCGACGGCTTCGCGCCCAAGGATCACCACGACATCGGCGTCGGCCTGCGCATCCTCGACTTCGAGCGCGCGGCGAAGATCAGCGGCGCGCGCTTCACGGTGCTCGTCGGCGCGGGCGCGCGGCTCGAGCGCGCGCTCCTGCAGCTCATGATGGACCTGCACGCGAACGAGCACGGCTACACCGAGATGTGGCCGCCCGCGCTGATCCTCACGTCGGCGATGCGCGGCACCGGGCAGCTTCCGAAGTTCCAGGCGGACATGTTCCGCACCCAGCGCGCCGAGCTCGGCGCGGAGGCGAGCCCCGAAGAGCGCGAGGCGAACGTGCTCTGGCTCGCGCCGACCGCCGAAGTGCCGGTCACGAACTATCACGGTGACGAGATCTTCGAGCCCGGCGAGCTGCCGCGCGCCTACTGCGCGTACACCGCGTGCTTCCGCGCCGAAGCGGGCACCTACGGCAAGGACACGCGCGGGCTCATCCGCCAGCACCAGTTCGACAAGGTCGAGCTCGTGCGCTTCTGCAACGCGAACGACGGGCTCGATCAGCTGGAGCAGCTGCGCCGCCACGCGGAGCGCGTGCTCGAGGTGCTCGGCCTGCACTACCGCACCGTGGCCCTGTGCGCGGGCGACATGGGCTTCGGATCGCGCAAGACCTACGACCTCGAGGTCTGGCTGCCCGGTCAGAACGCGTACCGCGAGATCTCGAGCTGCTCGTGGTTCGGCGACTTCCAGGCGCGCCGCGCGAAGATCCGCTACCGCCAAGAGCCCAAGGGCAAGCCGCAGCTCGCGCACACGCTGAACGGCTCGGGCCTCGCGATCGGCCGCACGCTCGTCGCGATCCTCGAGCAGAACCAGCAGGCGGACGGCAGCGTCGTCGTCCCCGAGGCGCTGCGCCCGTACATGGGCGGCCTGGAGCGCATCACGTCGCGCGTCTGA
- a CDS encoding UDP-N-acetylmuramate dehydrogenase: MRRVIDEQLGVDWLDVNADHDVPLAPHTTLELGGPAARFASVTDVDSLVHLLALAEEREVPVAILGGGSNLVVSDAGFDGLVIAMRMRGVTTTRQDDVVLVEAAAGEPWDELVDRATSAGLAGLECLSGIPGLVGATPIQNVGAYGQEVADTIASVRVFDRVEKRVVELTPAQCEFAYRDSMFKRDPDRYVVLSVVFALVPDGPATVCYAELERALEGSPRDVRTVRETVIALRRAKSMVVDPADPNHRSAGSFFTNPIVDASLADALSAQHESMPRWPQPDGRVKLAAGWLIERAGITKGMRRGNVGISTKHALALVHHGGGTTAELLALASEVQDAVRARFGVELHREPVLWR; the protein is encoded by the coding sequence ATGCGCCGTGTGATCGACGAGCAGCTCGGCGTCGACTGGCTCGACGTGAACGCGGACCACGACGTCCCGCTCGCGCCGCACACGACGCTCGAGCTCGGTGGCCCCGCCGCGCGCTTCGCGAGCGTCACCGACGTCGACTCGCTGGTGCACCTGCTCGCGCTCGCGGAAGAGCGAGAGGTCCCCGTCGCGATCCTCGGCGGGGGCTCGAACCTCGTCGTCTCGGACGCGGGCTTCGACGGGCTCGTGATCGCGATGCGCATGCGCGGCGTGACCACGACGCGGCAGGACGACGTCGTGCTCGTCGAGGCCGCCGCGGGTGAGCCGTGGGACGAGCTCGTCGATCGCGCGACGAGCGCAGGCCTCGCGGGCCTCGAGTGCCTGAGCGGCATCCCGGGTCTCGTGGGCGCGACGCCGATCCAGAACGTCGGCGCGTACGGCCAGGAGGTCGCGGACACCATCGCATCCGTGCGCGTCTTCGACCGCGTCGAGAAGCGCGTCGTCGAGCTCACGCCCGCGCAGTGCGAGTTCGCGTACCGCGACTCGATGTTCAAGCGCGACCCCGATCGCTACGTCGTGCTCTCGGTGGTGTTCGCGCTCGTCCCCGACGGCCCCGCGACGGTCTGCTATGCCGAGCTCGAGCGCGCGCTCGAGGGATCGCCTCGCGACGTGCGCACCGTGCGCGAGACCGTGATCGCGCTTCGTCGCGCGAAGTCGATGGTGGTCGATCCCGCCGATCCCAACCATCGCAGCGCCGGCTCGTTCTTCACGAACCCGATCGTCGATGCGTCGCTCGCGGATGCGCTCTCCGCGCAGCACGAGAGCATGCCGCGATGGCCGCAGCCCGACGGGCGCGTGAAGCTCGCGGCGGGCTGGCTCATCGAGCGCGCGGGGATCACGAAGGGCATGCGCCGCGGCAACGTCGGCATCTCGACGAAGCACGCGCTCGCGCTGGTGCACCACGGCGGCGGCACGACGGCCGAGCTGCTCGCGCTCGCGAGCGAGGTGCAGGACGCGGTCCGTGCGCGCTTCGGCGTCGAGCTCCACCGCGAGCCCGTGCTCTGGCGCTGA
- a CDS encoding serine/threonine protein kinase, translating to MGVAALDESIPARIGPYRVLARLAAGGMAEIYLAKRGGVAGFERAVVIKRMLPHLAHEPELRTTLLDEARLMSRLRHPNIVSVQEFSRDSRDFYLVMEYLRGESLSGIRRELLGRNERLDPALATLIISEMCAGLHAAHEVCDESGKPLHVVHRDVSPQNLFITFDGEVKLLDFGIACFEDRSAHTKTGMTKGKFAYMSPEQFAGEKLDRRADVFAAGAMLHELLTGKRLFARESEAQVLKAVLHDPIPLPSQVADDDVLIPDALDEICMKALARDREERFPSAEAMRDALRELMPQLDPRQRAHERLVELTRRVLPHRFAETEELMRCAARNSPSEELDAMTMTELSGLVSTDGAPRSGDIDVQVVLDGDRATSPQRPVRLYERSLRGWALAGSLVGLVLLGAFGFALLPRANAGTPTTAPPIAERAPAEPVRPSPPQEIAPPPPPSEPAPEPLSATVSIHIESTPSRAQVRIGRRVRGTTPLTIELPRGAEPVDVVVERLGHQPSELSIVPELDQRVVVRLRERATARPRPRFYQFD from the coding sequence ATGGGGGTGGCAGCGCTCGACGAGTCGATTCCTGCGCGCATCGGGCCGTACCGCGTCCTCGCGAGGCTCGCGGCCGGCGGGATGGCGGAGATCTATCTCGCGAAGCGCGGCGGCGTCGCGGGCTTCGAGCGCGCGGTCGTCATCAAGCGCATGCTGCCGCACCTCGCGCACGAGCCCGAGCTGCGCACGACGTTGCTCGACGAAGCGCGCCTGATGTCGCGCCTGCGCCACCCGAACATCGTGAGCGTGCAGGAGTTCTCGCGCGACTCGCGCGACTTCTATCTCGTGATGGAGTACCTGCGCGGCGAGAGCCTCTCGGGGATCCGTCGCGAGCTGCTCGGTCGCAACGAGCGCCTCGATCCCGCGCTCGCGACGCTGATCATCTCCGAGATGTGCGCCGGCCTGCACGCCGCGCACGAGGTCTGCGACGAGTCGGGCAAGCCACTGCACGTCGTCCACCGCGACGTCTCTCCGCAGAACCTCTTCATCACCTTCGACGGCGAGGTGAAGCTCCTCGACTTCGGCATCGCGTGCTTCGAGGACCGCTCGGCGCACACGAAGACCGGGATGACGAAGGGCAAGTTCGCGTACATGTCGCCCGAGCAGTTCGCGGGCGAGAAGCTCGATCGCCGCGCCGACGTGTTCGCCGCGGGCGCGATGCTCCACGAGCTGCTGACCGGCAAGCGTCTCTTCGCGCGCGAGTCCGAGGCGCAGGTCCTCAAGGCGGTGCTCCACGATCCGATCCCGCTGCCGAGCCAGGTCGCGGACGACGACGTGCTCATCCCCGACGCGCTCGACGAGATCTGCATGAAGGCGCTCGCGCGTGATCGCGAGGAGCGCTTCCCGAGCGCGGAGGCCATGCGCGACGCGCTGCGCGAGCTGATGCCGCAGCTCGATCCGCGACAGCGCGCGCACGAGCGCCTGGTCGAGCTCACGCGCCGCGTGCTCCCGCACCGCTTCGCGGAGACCGAGGAGCTGATGCGCTGCGCCGCGCGCAACAGTCCGTCGGAAGAGCTCGACGCGATGACGATGACCGAGCTCTCCGGGCTCGTCTCGACCGATGGAGCGCCGCGCTCGGGCGACATCGACGTGCAGGTCGTGCTCGACGGCGACCGCGCGACGTCGCCGCAGCGTCCGGTGCGGCTCTACGAGCGCTCGCTGCGCGGCTGGGCGCTCGCGGGATCGCTCGTGGGGCTCGTGCTCCTCGGCGCGTTCGGCTTCGCGCTGCTGCCACGCGCGAACGCGGGCACCCCGACGACCGCGCCTCCGATCGCCGAGCGCGCGCCCGCCGAGCCCGTGCGTCCTTCGCCGCCGCAGGAGATCGCGCCTCCGCCGCCGCCCTCGGAGCCGGCGCCCGAGCCGCTGAGCGCGACCGTGTCGATCCACATCGAGAGCACGCCGTCCCGCGCGCAGGTCCGGATCGGCCGACGCGTCCGAGGCACGACGCCGCTGACGATCGAGCTGCCGCGCGGCGCCGAGCCGGTCGACGTCGTCGTCGAGCGCCTCGGCCACCAACCTAGCGAGCTCTCGATCGTGCCCGAGCTCGACCAGCGCGTCGTGGTGCGCCTGCGCGAGCGCGCCACCGCGCGCCCGCGACCGCGCTTCTACCAGTTCGACTGA
- the nhaR gene encoding transcriptional activator NhaR — protein MKWLNYHHLLYFWTIAREGSVSAASRKLRLAQPTLSGQLKALEDALEVQLFHRRGGKLVLTDTGAHVMRYADEIFSLGSELQDSLEGLPTRRHPRLVVGAADEVPKLIVQRLLQPALELASELRLVCYEDRQDRLLADLAVHTIDAVIAEAPVESGSPIRAYSHLLGECGVTFFAAPATARRLRRRFPQSLEGEPLLVPIESTFMRRAIERWLEERSIRARIRGEFQDYALLGAFGRAGVGVFAAPSVIEDEIREQYGVQRVGELEDVRQRFYVITVDRRIKHPAVLAITERARDELFAR, from the coding sequence ATGAAGTGGCTGAATTACCATCATCTGCTCTATTTCTGGACCATCGCGCGCGAAGGGAGCGTGTCCGCGGCCAGCCGCAAGCTGCGGCTCGCGCAGCCGACGCTCAGCGGACAGCTCAAGGCGCTCGAGGACGCGCTCGAGGTGCAGCTCTTCCATCGCCGCGGCGGCAAGCTCGTGCTGACCGACACCGGCGCGCACGTCATGCGCTACGCGGACGAGATCTTCTCGCTCGGCAGCGAGCTGCAGGACTCGCTCGAAGGTCTGCCCACGCGGCGCCACCCGCGGCTCGTCGTCGGAGCGGCGGACGAGGTGCCGAAGCTGATCGTGCAGCGGCTCCTGCAGCCCGCGCTGGAGCTCGCGAGCGAGCTGCGGCTCGTCTGCTACGAGGATCGCCAGGATCGGCTGCTCGCGGATCTCGCGGTGCACACGATCGATGCGGTGATCGCCGAGGCGCCGGTCGAGTCGGGCTCGCCGATCCGCGCGTACAGCCACTTGCTCGGTGAGTGCGGCGTCACGTTCTTCGCCGCGCCCGCGACCGCACGACGGCTGCGTCGCCGCTTCCCGCAGTCGCTCGAGGGCGAGCCGCTGCTCGTGCCGATCGAGAGCACGTTCATGCGGCGCGCGATCGAGCGATGGCTCGAGGAGCGCTCCATCCGCGCGCGCATCCGCGGTGAGTTCCAGGACTACGCGCTGCTCGGCGCCTTCGGCCGCGCCGGCGTCGGCGTGTTCGCCGCGCCGTCGGTCATCGAGGACGAGATCCGCGAGCAGTACGGCGTGCAGCGCGTCGGCGAGCTCGAGGACGTGCGCCAGCGCTTCTACGTGATCACCGTCGATCGCCGGATCAAACACCCGGCGGTGCTGGCGATCACGGAGCGCGCGCGCGACGAGCTGTTCGCGCGATGA
- a CDS encoding TerC family protein, producing the protein MLALDLGVLHRSTRTVSMREAARWSAIWVGLAIGFDLLVWATLGAGPALDFATAYVIEKSLSVDNLFVFLVVFGALRIGPEHQHRVLFWGILGALVMRGAMIAAGLELLSRFHWLIYVFGGVLVVTGLKLLRGWYRGEDDEEAALENGRLFRFVRRWIPSTTSLHGGRFFVIENGRRVATPLLVALVLVELTDVVFALDSIPAVVAVSRDPFIVFTSNVFAILGLRNLYFLLAGAVEKLHHLKLGLSAVLVFVGAKMALVDVVSIPPLVSLAIVTTMLALPFVVGRARRA; encoded by the coding sequence ATGCTCGCGCTCGATCTCGGCGTGCTCCACCGATCGACGCGCACCGTCTCGATGCGCGAGGCCGCGCGCTGGAGCGCCATCTGGGTCGGTCTCGCGATCGGCTTCGATCTCCTGGTGTGGGCCACGCTCGGCGCGGGCCCCGCGCTCGACTTCGCGACCGCGTACGTCATCGAGAAATCGCTCTCGGTCGACAACCTCTTCGTTTTCCTCGTGGTGTTCGGGGCGCTGCGGATCGGCCCCGAGCACCAACATCGCGTGCTCTTCTGGGGCATCCTCGGCGCGCTCGTGATGCGCGGCGCGATGATCGCGGCCGGGCTCGAGCTGCTCTCGCGCTTCCACTGGCTGATCTACGTGTTCGGCGGCGTGCTCGTCGTCACCGGGCTCAAGCTGCTGCGCGGCTGGTATCGCGGCGAGGACGACGAAGAAGCGGCGCTCGAGAACGGACGACTGTTCCGCTTCGTGCGTCGCTGGATCCCGTCGACGACGTCGCTGCACGGCGGGCGCTTCTTCGTGATCGAGAACGGTCGTCGCGTCGCGACGCCGCTGCTGGTCGCGCTCGTTCTGGTCGAGCTCACCGACGTGGTGTTCGCGCTCGACTCGATCCCCGCCGTGGTCGCGGTGAGCCGCGATCCCTTCATCGTCTTCACGTCGAACGTCTTCGCGATCCTCGGCCTGCGGAACCTCTACTTCCTGCTCGCGGGCGCGGTCGAGAAGCTGCACCACCTCAAGCTCGGCCTCTCCGCGGTGCTCGTGTTCGTCGGCGCGAAGATGGCGCTCGTCGACGTCGTGTCGATCCCGCCGCTCGTGTCGCTCGCGATCGTGACGACGATGCTCGCGCTGCCTTTCGTGGTCGGCCGCGCTCGTCGCGCCTGA
- a CDS encoding response regulator, translating to MMNNDHHDVAELVVLVDDDSASLREIRRVLEEIGLRVLGFTAASAALAAALSRRPDAIVIAHAGVDVEGLALADRVRAAHGDESPAFVAIARSPAALGPVARRAYDVILRRPVGVDELVGAIDDALVLRASRLTRRSARRARAAE from the coding sequence ATGATGAACAACGACCACCACGACGTCGCGGAGCTCGTCGTCCTCGTCGACGACGACAGCGCGAGCCTGCGCGAGATCCGCCGCGTGCTCGAGGAGATCGGCCTGCGAGTGCTCGGCTTCACCGCGGCGAGCGCCGCGCTCGCAGCCGCGCTCTCGCGCCGCCCCGACGCGATCGTCATCGCGCACGCCGGCGTCGACGTCGAAGGGCTCGCGCTCGCCGATCGCGTGCGCGCCGCGCACGGCGACGAGTCCCCGGCGTTCGTCGCGATCGCCCGATCCCCCGCCGCGCTCGGCCCGGTCGCGCGCCGCGCCTACGACGTGATCCTCCGCCGTCCCGTCGGGGTCGACGAGCTGGTCGGCGCGATCGACGATGCGCTCGTGCTGCGCGCGTCGCGCCTCACGCGGCGGTCCGCGCGCCGCGCACGCGCCGCCGAATGA
- a CDS encoding TraB/GumN family protein gives MRHACVIGIVVALCAACGGSAPRRVESADVSRQETLEESRLAERQREAWTPPVLLWEVGDEAEASYVHAALPFGTTMRHALPEPHDGALDLSRAIVTTFDPREAVALDHVPESALMGRRDRLDRMLGAEAWAALRAQLGPAIPDESLRRIPPMILVEHLVRVRMAEVEAEADGRNPVPHAISTSSVIGDVLAWARMQGAPIVSLDTHEQAAERLAAIPRDVSLEGLHDALTNVDAWRARWSALRSAYTSADDRALASACEASLGEGALAEARRAERAARIEAWATTIAAQLGQGRAFVALPACDVVGDDGALARIASTGTRVRRLGAAPGSAPPRDLGRSREAGVLP, from the coding sequence TTGCGGCATGCGTGCGTGATCGGGATCGTCGTCGCGCTGTGCGCGGCGTGCGGAGGCAGCGCTCCACGACGCGTCGAGAGCGCGGACGTGTCGCGGCAGGAGACGCTCGAGGAGTCGCGGCTCGCGGAGCGCCAGCGCGAGGCGTGGACGCCGCCGGTGTTGCTCTGGGAGGTCGGCGACGAGGCCGAGGCGAGCTACGTGCACGCGGCGTTGCCGTTCGGGACGACGATGCGACACGCGCTGCCGGAGCCGCACGACGGCGCGCTCGATCTCTCGCGCGCGATCGTGACGACGTTCGATCCGCGCGAGGCCGTGGCGCTCGATCACGTGCCCGAGAGCGCGCTGATGGGACGTCGTGATCGGCTCGATCGCATGCTCGGCGCGGAGGCGTGGGCCGCGCTGCGCGCGCAGCTCGGTCCGGCGATCCCCGACGAGTCGCTGCGGCGCATTCCGCCGATGATCCTCGTCGAGCACCTCGTGCGGGTGCGGATGGCGGAGGTCGAGGCGGAGGCCGACGGGCGCAACCCGGTGCCGCATGCGATCTCGACGTCGAGCGTGATCGGCGACGTGCTCGCGTGGGCGCGCATGCAGGGCGCGCCGATCGTGTCGCTCGACACGCACGAGCAGGCGGCGGAGCGGCTCGCTGCGATCCCGCGCGACGTGTCGCTCGAGGGGCTGCACGATGCGCTGACGAACGTCGATGCGTGGCGTGCGCGGTGGAGCGCGCTGCGGAGCGCGTACACGTCGGCCGACGATCGCGCGCTCGCGAGCGCGTGCGAGGCGTCGCTCGGAGAAGGTGCGCTCGCCGAAGCGCGGCGCGCGGAGCGCGCGGCGCGCATCGAGGCATGGGCGACGACGATCGCCGCGCAGCTCGGACAAGGGCGCGCGTTCGTCGCGCTGCCTGCGTGCGACGTGGTCGGTGACGACGGTGCGCTCGCGCGCATCGCGTCGACGGGGACGCGCGTGCGTCGCCTCGGTGCCGCGCCGGGCAGCGCGCCCCCGCGCGACCTCGGGCGATCGCGCGAAGCGGGCGTGCTGCCCTGA